In one Micromonospora polyrhachis genomic region, the following are encoded:
- a CDS encoding creatininase family protein: protein MDELNSEAGRIDGGQAAGRIDGGPAVDPNGRIGGGLAVDLAAWRAGGGLFPITRVPGCELPAVAEAADFAVLPVGAVEWHGPHLPLGSDLILAEGFAGESAVTGGPRGVLFPAVPYAACPGQTRPWPGTVSIRPEVAVGYLSDVIEGIVAAGFTRLLVVNGHDANMSTVRAAMEWVSGRRLASLLLVNWFQLVTPAETTEIYGEPPARGHGGAYETSGVLGFDPGAVRLDATTDLPPKPKLPVAHPYVLIESRPNPWEGWSGHVSLASETAGRRVRELAGTRLRETVDAWVAAPLPGPPEGAA from the coding sequence GTGGACGAACTGAACAGCGAGGCCGGTCGGATCGACGGCGGCCAGGCCGCCGGCCGGATCGACGGCGGCCCAGCCGTGGACCCGAATGGCCGGATCGGGGGCGGCCTGGCTGTCGACCTGGCGGCCTGGCGGGCCGGCGGTGGGCTCTTCCCGATCACCCGGGTGCCCGGATGCGAGCTGCCGGCGGTGGCCGAGGCGGCCGACTTCGCCGTCCTGCCGGTCGGGGCCGTCGAATGGCACGGCCCGCACCTGCCGCTGGGCAGCGACCTGATCCTCGCCGAGGGATTCGCCGGGGAGAGCGCGGTCACGGGCGGTCCGCGCGGGGTGCTCTTCCCGGCCGTGCCGTACGCTGCCTGCCCCGGGCAGACCCGGCCCTGGCCGGGGACCGTGTCCATCCGGCCCGAGGTCGCGGTCGGTTACCTCAGCGACGTGATCGAGGGCATCGTCGCCGCCGGGTTCACCCGACTGCTCGTGGTCAACGGGCACGACGCCAACATGTCCACCGTCCGTGCGGCGATGGAATGGGTCTCCGGCCGGCGACTCGCCAGCCTGCTGCTGGTCAACTGGTTCCAACTGGTCACCCCGGCGGAGACCACCGAGATCTACGGCGAACCGCCGGCGAGGGGGCACGGCGGCGCGTACGAGACCTCGGGAGTGCTCGGCTTCGACCCCGGCGCGGTACGCCTCGACGCCACCACCGACCTGCCACCGAAGCCCAAACTGCCGGTCGCCCACCCGTACGTGCTGATCGAGTCCCGGCCCAACCCGTGGGAGGGCTGGTCCGGACACGTCTCGCTGGCCAGCGAGACGGCCGGTCGGCGGGTACGGGAATTGGCCGGGACACGGCTACGCGAGACCGTCGACGCCTGGGTGGCCGCCCCGCTACCTGGCCCACCCGAGGGGGCGGCATGA
- a CDS encoding extracellular solute-binding protein → MKRRLALAGALAAVLAATTACGGGGSDNAASDTEKLVIYTARDKKVADYTVEQFTAKYPEYKGKVEVLNLGAQEILERVRAEKANPQADVWWGGTQQALSSGASEDLLAAWQPTFAGKMDAQYKDAEGRWYGEILLPEVIMYNNKALTADEAPKDWDDLLDPKWKDKVIIRDVAASGTMRSIYASMIQRQSADGSNPQPGYDWLKKLDANTGTYAANPTDLYLKMSRQQGLLSAWNLQDILLQANQSKMPFDYVMPASGAPVLVDGLAAVKGGNTEGAQKFIEFLFDDKLRADLARDYFQIPAVDIAEKPEWLTKLNLKPMNVDWNVIAKHETEWINHWNSQIKNKG, encoded by the coding sequence ATGAAGCGTCGCCTCGCTCTTGCCGGAGCACTCGCGGCGGTGCTCGCCGCCACCACGGCATGTGGTGGTGGCGGGAGTGACAACGCCGCCTCGGATACCGAGAAGCTGGTCATCTACACCGCACGTGACAAGAAGGTCGCCGACTACACCGTCGAGCAGTTCACCGCCAAGTACCCCGAGTACAAGGGCAAGGTCGAGGTGCTGAACCTCGGTGCCCAGGAGATCCTGGAGCGGGTCCGGGCGGAGAAGGCCAACCCGCAGGCCGACGTCTGGTGGGGCGGCACCCAGCAGGCGCTCAGCTCCGGCGCCTCGGAGGATCTGCTCGCCGCCTGGCAGCCGACCTTCGCCGGCAAGATGGACGCCCAGTACAAGGACGCCGAGGGCCGCTGGTACGGAGAGATCCTGCTGCCCGAGGTGATCATGTACAACAACAAGGCGCTCACCGCCGACGAGGCGCCGAAGGACTGGGACGACCTGCTCGACCCGAAGTGGAAAGACAAGGTCATCATCCGCGACGTGGCGGCCTCCGGCACCATGCGGTCGATCTACGCCTCGATGATCCAGCGTCAGTCCGCTGACGGCAGCAACCCGCAGCCCGGCTACGACTGGCTCAAGAAGCTCGACGCCAACACCGGCACCTACGCGGCCAACCCGACCGACCTCTACCTGAAGATGTCGCGTCAGCAGGGGCTGCTCAGCGCCTGGAACCTCCAGGACATCCTGCTCCAGGCCAACCAGTCGAAGATGCCGTTCGACTACGTGATGCCGGCCTCGGGCGCCCCGGTGCTGGTCGACGGGCTCGCCGCGGTCAAGGGCGGCAACACCGAAGGCGCGCAGAAGTTCATCGAGTTCCTCTTCGACGACAAGCTCCGTGCCGACCTGGCCCGGGACTACTTCCAGATCCCGGCCGTGGACATCGCCGAGAAGCCGGAGTGGCTGACCAAGCTCAACCTCAAGCCGATGAACGTCGACTGGAACGTCATCGCCAAGCACGAGACCGAGTGGATCAACCACTGGAACTCCCAGATCAAGAACAAGGGCTGA
- a CDS encoding amidohydrolase family protein: MTADHGLDVVDFHLHFQIGVDETIRAGEHAAGMHPGDEHDRAVRAAAVAPYAKRWRRDWGFPDPAPAAPRWQDEADRWIGELDANGIRQAVFVTAGGNDRMAQLVARHPDRFLGFAHHDPFAPDAAGELERAVTELGLRGWKLFAPLLRGPLDDPTLDPVWATAQRLGVPVLVHVGHYGSAGGLSSSPYDSPHHLARVARRFPELPFVVPHFGVQHVQELLFSAWGCPNIHIDTSGSNQWVRWMPYRLTLTDLFQRCYETIGPERIIFGSDSSWFPRGYVRPYLDEQLRICRELRIPDADLRAIFSGNAERLLRLTG; the protein is encoded by the coding sequence ATGACCGCCGACCACGGGCTGGACGTCGTCGACTTCCACCTGCACTTCCAGATCGGCGTGGACGAGACCATCCGGGCCGGGGAACACGCCGCCGGCATGCACCCCGGCGACGAGCACGACCGGGCGGTACGCGCCGCCGCCGTCGCCCCGTACGCGAAGCGGTGGCGGCGGGACTGGGGCTTCCCGGACCCGGCGCCGGCCGCCCCGCGTTGGCAGGACGAGGCCGACCGGTGGATCGGGGAGTTGGACGCCAACGGCATCCGGCAGGCAGTCTTCGTCACCGCCGGGGGCAACGACAGGATGGCCCAACTGGTCGCCCGCCATCCGGACCGGTTCCTCGGCTTCGCCCACCACGACCCGTTCGCGCCGGACGCGGCCGGTGAGCTGGAGCGGGCGGTGACCGAACTCGGGCTGCGTGGCTGGAAGCTCTTCGCACCGCTGCTGCGCGGGCCACTGGACGACCCGACCCTTGATCCGGTCTGGGCGACCGCCCAGCGGCTGGGCGTCCCAGTCCTGGTCCACGTCGGACACTACGGCAGCGCTGGCGGGCTCTCGTCCAGCCCGTACGACAGCCCCCACCACCTGGCCCGGGTCGCCCGACGCTTCCCGGAACTGCCCTTCGTGGTGCCGCACTTCGGCGTCCAGCACGTGCAGGAACTGCTCTTTTCCGCCTGGGGCTGCCCCAACATCCACATCGACACGTCCGGCTCCAACCAGTGGGTGCGCTGGATGCCGTACCGGCTGACACTGACCGATCTGTTCCAGCGCTGCTACGAGACGATCGGCCCCGAGCGGATCATCTTCGGCAGCGACTCGTCCTGGTTCCCGCGCGGCTACGTCCGCCCCTACCTGGACGAACAGCTACGCATCTGCCGGGAACTGCGGATACCGGACGCCGACCTACGCGCGATCTTCTCCGGAAACGCCGAACGGCTGCTGAGGCTCACCGGCTGA
- a CDS encoding argininosuccinate lyase, translating to MKTPSLTTYQRHHLRPTYDHHVSYLFGPMVRASQAHVVMLTEQGLIPAERGARLLGGLRELAADTGTPPEYDGSFEDVYYLVEKRLAEACGIPTSQLDVQLARSRNDLDAGVFRMVLREQLLRVVDRVLATGATALERADRYADVVITGYTHRRPAQPTTIGHALAGYAEALAGEAVAYADLLDQLNQSPLGSCAFAGTDLDINPARIAELLGFAGLVTNSYEAVAGADHLVRVATLNAQALATGARLARTLMDWLTWRWVVTPGDFTQGSSIMPQKRNPVVLEHLVSMAGAEAADAASVLNNVGAAWWEDSNNATTDVQVRLWDSDDRAERFFALLGGFLAELEPLEPPTNAEIVRSGATTTAAADALTRHGVPFRAAHSVVGRLVRGGAPDEWTPADVRAAAEAVGITESLDDAAITDLIAAAVRPELVLDRAQADGPGATAVRAQVAVVRGTFDTVAERVAALRERMAGADRKLDQLVAGRAVTDRAGQ from the coding sequence ATGAAGACACCGTCGCTGACCACGTACCAACGGCACCACCTGCGCCCGACGTACGACCACCACGTGTCGTACCTCTTCGGACCGATGGTGCGGGCCAGCCAGGCCCACGTGGTGATGCTGACCGAACAGGGGCTGATCCCGGCCGAGCGGGGGGCCCGGCTGCTCGGCGGGCTCCGCGAGCTGGCCGCCGACACCGGCACCCCGCCGGAGTACGACGGCAGCTTTGAGGACGTCTACTACCTGGTGGAGAAGCGGCTCGCCGAGGCGTGTGGCATCCCCACCTCGCAGCTCGACGTACAGCTTGCCCGCAGCCGTAACGACCTGGACGCGGGTGTGTTCCGGATGGTGCTGCGCGAGCAGCTGCTCCGGGTCGTCGACCGGGTGCTGGCCACCGGCGCGACCGCGCTGGAGCGCGCCGACCGGTACGCCGACGTGGTCATCACCGGCTACACCCACCGCCGGCCCGCCCAGCCCACCACCATCGGGCACGCCCTGGCCGGGTACGCCGAGGCGCTGGCCGGTGAGGCCGTCGCCTACGCCGACCTGCTCGACCAGCTCAACCAGTCGCCGCTGGGCTCGTGTGCCTTCGCCGGAACCGACCTGGACATCAACCCGGCCCGGATCGCCGAACTACTCGGCTTCGCCGGCCTGGTGACCAACTCCTACGAGGCGGTGGCAGGGGCCGACCACCTGGTCCGGGTCGCCACACTCAACGCCCAGGCGCTGGCCACCGGGGCCCGGTTGGCCCGGACCCTGATGGACTGGCTGACCTGGCGCTGGGTGGTCACCCCGGGTGACTTCACCCAGGGCAGCAGCATCATGCCGCAGAAGCGCAACCCGGTGGTGCTGGAACACCTGGTCTCGATGGCGGGTGCCGAGGCGGCCGACGCCGCGTCGGTGCTCAACAACGTCGGGGCGGCCTGGTGGGAGGACTCCAACAACGCCACCACCGACGTGCAGGTCCGGCTCTGGGACAGCGACGACCGGGCCGAACGCTTCTTCGCCCTGCTCGGTGGCTTCCTCGCCGAGCTGGAGCCGCTGGAGCCGCCGACCAACGCGGAGATCGTCCGGTCCGGGGCCACCACGACCGCCGCCGCCGACGCGCTGACCCGACACGGTGTACCGTTCCGGGCCGCGCACTCGGTGGTCGGTCGGCTGGTGCGCGGTGGCGCACCCGACGAGTGGACCCCGGCCGACGTCCGGGCCGCCGCCGAGGCGGTCGGGATCACCGAGTCGCTCGACGACGCGGCGATCACCGACCTCATCGCCGCCGCGGTACGCCCGGAACTCGTGCTCGACCGGGCCCAGGCCGACGGTCCGGGGGCGACGGCAGTCCGGGCGCAGGTGGCTGTCGTACGTGGCACCTTCGACACGGTGGCCGAGCGGGTCGCCGCCCTGCGGGAGCGGATGGCCGGCGCAGACCGGAAGCTGGACCAGCTGGTCGCCGGGCGGGCCGTGACCGATCGGGCCGGCCAGTGA
- a CDS encoding ABC transporter ATP-binding protein: MIDVTLESVSKRFARTGDTAAVDDVDINIAAGEFFTLLGPSGCGKTTTLRMVAGFYFPTSGRIRFGDEDVTRKPPNKRDTGMVFQNYALFPHMSVAQNVAYGLKIRKVGRADAQRRIAEALDQVHLGGYGTRRIDELSGGQQQRVALARALVIRPRTLLLDEPLSNLDAKLREETRVEIRRIQREAGITSIYVTHDQSEAMAMSDRIAVMESGRVQQIGSPQEIYHRPANTFVARFIGRSNVLSLPVVAATATTVDVRLPGGGSQITVAGPQGHGLTEGSTALVSVRPEHIGLCAATEEGALTARVTELEFTGMATNLIVEVEGESEGVMVAAVEVPAGLGVGDQIGLRLNPARMWVVRP; this comes from the coding sequence ATGATCGATGTCACGCTGGAGTCGGTGAGCAAGCGCTTCGCGCGCACCGGCGACACCGCAGCGGTCGACGATGTCGACATCAACATCGCCGCCGGCGAGTTCTTCACCCTGCTCGGCCCGAGCGGCTGCGGCAAGACCACCACCCTGCGCATGGTGGCCGGGTTCTACTTCCCCACCTCGGGTCGGATCCGGTTCGGCGACGAAGACGTCACCCGCAAACCGCCGAACAAGCGCGACACCGGCATGGTGTTCCAGAACTACGCCCTGTTCCCCCACATGTCGGTGGCGCAGAACGTGGCGTACGGGCTGAAGATCCGCAAGGTCGGTCGGGCGGACGCCCAGCGGCGGATCGCCGAGGCGCTCGACCAGGTGCACCTCGGCGGCTACGGCACCCGCCGGATCGACGAACTCTCCGGCGGTCAGCAGCAGCGGGTCGCCCTGGCCCGGGCCCTGGTGATTCGGCCGCGCACCCTGCTGCTCGACGAGCCGCTGTCCAACCTCGACGCCAAGCTGCGCGAGGAGACCCGAGTGGAGATCCGGCGCATCCAGCGCGAGGCCGGGATCACCTCCATCTACGTCACCCACGACCAGTCCGAGGCGATGGCGATGTCGGACCGGATCGCGGTGATGGAGTCCGGCCGGGTGCAGCAGATCGGCTCGCCGCAGGAGATCTACCACCGGCCGGCGAACACCTTCGTCGCCCGGTTCATCGGGCGCAGCAACGTACTCTCCCTGCCGGTGGTCGCGGCCACCGCGACCACGGTCGACGTACGGCTGCCCGGCGGCGGTAGCCAGATCACCGTGGCCGGACCGCAGGGGCACGGCCTGACCGAGGGGTCCACCGCCCTGGTCTCGGTCCGACCGGAGCACATCGGGCTCTGCGCGGCGACCGAGGAAGGGGCGTTGACCGCCCGGGTCACCGAGCTGGAGTTCACCGGCATGGCCACCAACCTGATCGTCGAGGTCGAAGGCGAGTCCGAGGGCGTGATGGTCGCGGCTGTCGAGGTGCCCGCCGGACTCGGCGTGGGCGACCAGATCGGCCTGCGGCTCAACCCCGCCCGGATGTGGGTGGTCCGCCCGTGA
- a CDS encoding helix-turn-helix domain-containing protein, producing MLSPNRSTHSTPLGPTLTQLRRAHGWSQPELAEQLCIAAGLPTVTRNEISRWERQQRIPGSFWLGLLAAVLETSLDHLKAAAAITRRTVEPISQVRQGNKTHPPPLPRWTPRSSRRCFRRTCWRSRASTSPGDRSTDSTA from the coding sequence ATGCTGTCACCGAACCGCTCTACCCACTCGACCCCCCTCGGCCCCACCCTCACCCAGCTACGGCGAGCCCACGGCTGGAGTCAACCCGAACTGGCCGAACAGCTCTGTATCGCGGCCGGCCTGCCCACCGTCACCAGAAACGAAATCTCCCGATGGGAACGTCAACAACGCATCCCAGGCAGCTTCTGGCTGGGTCTGCTCGCTGCCGTACTGGAAACCTCGCTTGACCACCTGAAAGCCGCCGCCGCCATCACCCGTCGAACCGTCGAACCAATCAGCCAAGTACGACAGGGCAACAAGACGCACCCACCACCACTGCCGCGCTGGACACCCAGGAGTTCGAGGAGATGCTTCCGGCGTACCTGCTGGCGAAGCAGAGCGTCGACCTCACCGGGTGACCGGTCGACCGATAGCACGGCATAG
- a CDS encoding lipoprotein, which translates to MERGRRLGTALLAVLAIGVLGGCTTEPEKSAEPEKSAQGGSTAPSPTTTPVAAGPPWYDGVQAGAAATKVGAAASPCKLAITFSVPAKWKVKPVEASGEFASLAQQGGATARCEIDAKPAGNIGFIRVWTVDKGGVGAQAALEKFVAGSSEATDVQYRRTKAGGLDSFEATYLQKSKLTGEERRGRAISIATGRSGTLLISLGGMDTEEFEEMLPAYLLAKESVTLTP; encoded by the coding sequence GTGGAACGAGGAAGACGACTTGGTACGGCCCTGCTGGCCGTACTCGCCATCGGGGTGCTCGGTGGTTGCACCACCGAACCGGAGAAGTCCGCCGAACCGGAGAAGTCCGCGCAGGGCGGATCGACCGCACCGAGCCCGACCACCACACCAGTTGCGGCCGGCCCGCCCTGGTACGACGGCGTCCAGGCCGGTGCCGCCGCCACGAAGGTCGGTGCCGCCGCCAGCCCGTGCAAGCTGGCGATCACCTTCTCGGTGCCGGCCAAGTGGAAGGTCAAGCCGGTCGAGGCGTCCGGCGAGTTCGCCAGCCTGGCGCAGCAGGGCGGTGCCACGGCACGCTGCGAGATCGACGCGAAGCCCGCCGGGAACATCGGCTTCATTCGGGTGTGGACGGTCGACAAGGGCGGTGTCGGAGCCCAGGCGGCGTTGGAGAAGTTCGTCGCCGGCAGCAGTGAGGCCACCGACGTGCAGTACCGCCGAACGAAAGCCGGAGGGCTCGACTCGTTCGAGGCGACCTACCTCCAGAAGAGCAAACTGACCGGCGAGGAGCGACGCGGGCGGGCAATCTCCATAGCGACCGGCCGATCCGGCACGCTCCTGATCAGCCTCGGTGGCATGGACACCGAGGAGTTCGAGGAGATGCTCCCGGCGTACCTGCTGGCGAAGGAGAGCGTCACCCTGACCCCGTGA
- a CDS encoding ABC transporter permease, which yields MTATPTTSTSPGTGLTGAPGPARSRRDEGRSRFTDRFRGGTSSNWFPYVLVLPLALVLWGYVVQPMLATFLESVNTDGADNYTSFLSGDGVARSSLVTSLVISAASVLLCGIVGVAMAFLLKRFSFPGRKLIEAIILVPAALPPLIGAISFQLLYSETGILPRGLQQLFGTESPVLPFSGIAGVLIVHTFTMYPFFYLSASAALAGMDPSVEEAAYNLGAGRVRVWRTVLLPMLTPALVSASLLVFMTSLASYTAPLLFGVDQTMTMQIYINRTNGDLPMASTYASVLGVVSVLFLLGMRWYEGRRSYRSQSKGVAAHRREVTNPFGRWLALAGSLLATVVLLAPVATIALVAFSADGSWTTEVVPSAYTTENFKTIFTEPKAFEPILNSLQMSLLATVACVVFGVLIAYAVRRLRFFGRGLLDVAVMLAWALPGTVVAINLISAFSTGNAFSFGQVLVGTFWIMPLAYFVRFLPLVFRSSNAALAQLDPSLEEAARNLGASWWRAFRTVTLRLMLPGVLAGALLAFVNGVGEFVASVLIYTSSTAPISVEINNRMYSFEIGTAAAYGMLQVVLIFVVMVVSGRLEGGNRSAKEAAKWTN from the coding sequence GTGACCGCCACCCCGACGACGTCGACCTCCCCGGGCACCGGCCTGACCGGTGCCCCCGGCCCGGCGCGCTCCCGTCGGGACGAGGGTCGGTCCCGGTTCACCGACCGGTTCCGGGGCGGTACGAGTTCCAACTGGTTCCCGTACGTGCTGGTGCTCCCACTGGCCCTGGTGCTCTGGGGGTACGTGGTCCAGCCGATGCTGGCCACCTTCCTGGAGAGCGTCAACACCGACGGGGCCGACAACTACACCAGCTTCCTCTCCGGCGACGGCGTCGCCCGCTCCTCGCTGGTCACCTCGCTGGTCATCTCGGCGGCCAGCGTCCTGCTCTGCGGCATCGTCGGCGTGGCGATGGCGTTCCTGCTCAAGCGCTTCTCCTTCCCCGGCCGCAAGCTGATCGAGGCGATCATCCTGGTGCCGGCGGCGCTGCCCCCGCTGATCGGCGCGATCTCGTTCCAGCTGCTCTACAGCGAGACCGGCATCCTGCCCCGGGGCCTCCAGCAACTGTTCGGTACGGAGAGCCCGGTGCTGCCGTTCAGCGGCATCGCCGGGGTGCTGATCGTGCACACCTTCACCATGTACCCGTTCTTCTACCTCTCCGCCTCGGCCGCGCTGGCCGGGATGGACCCGTCGGTGGAGGAGGCGGCGTACAACCTGGGTGCCGGTCGGGTCCGGGTCTGGCGCACCGTCCTGCTGCCGATGCTCACCCCGGCGCTGGTCTCCGCCTCGCTGCTGGTCTTCATGACGTCGCTGGCGTCGTACACCGCCCCGCTGCTGTTCGGGGTGGACCAGACGATGACCATGCAGATCTACATCAACCGCACCAACGGTGACCTGCCGATGGCCTCCACCTACGCCTCGGTGCTCGGCGTGGTGTCGGTGCTGTTCCTGCTCGGCATGCGCTGGTACGAGGGACGGCGCAGCTACCGCTCGCAGTCCAAGGGGGTCGCCGCGCACCGTCGCGAGGTGACCAACCCGTTCGGTCGCTGGCTGGCGCTGGCCGGTTCGCTGCTGGCCACCGTGGTGCTGCTCGCCCCGGTGGCGACCATCGCGCTGGTGGCCTTCTCGGCCGACGGCTCGTGGACCACCGAGGTGGTGCCGAGCGCGTACACCACCGAGAACTTCAAGACGATCTTCACCGAGCCGAAGGCGTTCGAGCCGATCCTCAACTCGTTGCAGATGAGCCTGCTCGCCACCGTCGCCTGCGTCGTCTTCGGTGTGCTCATCGCGTACGCCGTGCGGCGACTGCGGTTCTTCGGCCGCGGCCTGCTCGACGTGGCGGTCATGCTGGCCTGGGCGCTGCCCGGCACCGTCGTCGCGATCAACCTGATCTCGGCGTTCAGCACCGGCAACGCGTTCAGCTTCGGACAGGTGCTGGTCGGCACCTTCTGGATCATGCCGCTGGCGTACTTCGTCCGGTTCCTGCCGCTGGTCTTCCGATCCAGCAACGCGGCGCTGGCCCAGCTCGATCCGTCGCTGGAGGAGGCCGCCCGTAACCTCGGTGCCTCCTGGTGGCGGGCGTTCCGTACGGTCACCCTGCGGCTGATGCTGCCGGGCGTGCTCGCCGGTGCGCTGCTCGCCTTCGTCAACGGCGTCGGTGAGTTCGTCGCCTCGGTGCTGATCTACACCTCCTCCACCGCGCCGATCTCCGTCGAGATCAACAACCGGATGTACTCCTTCGAGATCGGCACCGCAGCCGCGTACGGCATGCTCCAGGTAGTGCTGATCTTCGTGGTGATGGTGGTATCCGGCCGGCTGGAGGGCGGTAACCGGTCGGCGAAGGAGGCGGCCAAGTGGACGAACTGA
- a CDS encoding ROK family protein produces the protein MSNVAIPPTSPVSRERSMQIKRQSVISAARQVRLLSRAELTKLTGLSPATLTPLVRDLIAEGYLIERGPGTSRAGRPRAMLEFNPRAELVAAVSLEPGRISCEIADSDGAVIAHRTARLGGDIEDTVCRFIPELVGESLPALRGVAIAAPGVSSGGAVRLAPSVGLVEGRPIGESVQRRLGIPVVVDNDVNLMAAGEHAAGAGTDVADLLLLHVADGIGAGLVLDGRVRRGAAGAAGEVGFLPLDPADRGRDGVGAFEARWSENAIAERMVALRPGRRPEAPVRSLIELAHTDQDAAGYLDEVLTAWARLIVSCVCVIDPGRVLLSGAAAQLDDAAVDRVQALVTEIAPATTEVRRAVLGDRAVLHGAVSYALSAAAGGLPNLVPLP, from the coding sequence GTGAGCAACGTGGCCATCCCACCGACCAGCCCGGTAAGCCGAGAGCGGTCGATGCAGATCAAGCGGCAGTCGGTGATCAGCGCCGCCCGCCAGGTCCGGCTGCTCTCGCGTGCCGAGCTGACCAAGCTGACCGGCCTGAGCCCGGCCACCCTCACCCCGCTCGTCCGCGACCTGATCGCGGAGGGATACCTCATCGAGCGCGGCCCCGGCACCTCCCGGGCCGGTCGGCCGCGCGCCATGCTGGAGTTCAACCCGCGCGCCGAACTGGTCGCCGCCGTCTCGCTGGAGCCCGGCCGGATCAGCTGTGAGATCGCGGACAGTGACGGAGCGGTGATTGCCCACCGCACCGCCCGATTGGGCGGAGACATCGAGGACACGGTCTGCCGGTTCATCCCGGAATTGGTCGGCGAGTCCCTACCCGCGCTCCGGGGCGTAGCCATCGCCGCCCCGGGTGTCTCCTCCGGGGGCGCGGTACGGTTGGCCCCCTCGGTCGGACTGGTCGAGGGGCGGCCGATCGGGGAGTCCGTCCAGCGCCGGCTCGGTATTCCGGTGGTGGTGGACAACGACGTCAACCTGATGGCCGCCGGGGAGCACGCCGCCGGGGCCGGTACGGACGTCGCCGACCTGCTCCTGTTGCACGTTGCCGACGGCATCGGTGCCGGACTGGTCCTCGACGGTCGGGTCCGTCGGGGAGCCGCCGGGGCCGCTGGCGAGGTGGGTTTCCTCCCGCTGGACCCTGCCGACCGGGGGCGCGACGGGGTGGGCGCCTTCGAGGCCCGCTGGTCGGAGAACGCCATAGCCGAGCGGATGGTGGCGCTGCGACCCGGCCGCCGTCCGGAAGCGCCGGTACGGTCACTGATCGAGTTGGCACACACCGACCAGGACGCGGCGGGTTACCTCGACGAGGTGCTCACCGCGTGGGCCCGGCTGATCGTCTCGTGCGTGTGCGTGATCGACCCCGGACGAGTCCTGCTCAGCGGGGCGGCGGCCCAGCTCGACGACGCCGCCGTCGACCGCGTACAGGCGCTCGTCACCGAGATCGCGCCGGCGACGACCGAGGTACGTCGAGCGGTGCTCGGCGACCGGGCGGTGCTGCACGGCGCGGTCAGCTACGCCCTCTCCGCCGCCGCCGGTGGCCTACCGAACCTGGTCCCGCTGCCCTGA
- a CDS encoding ROK family protein: MAGSPPGQRLPDGESDQRLLGIDFGGTKMAVGVADLHGRRLYSERVPTYAERGAEQALERALDLAATLVLRAGGRLVAAGIASPGVIRDDGIDLAPNVPGWERLRLADAVRDRFGVSRVAVANDLNAAALAELRLGALRDADPGLVVGLGTGVAAAVTVRGEVVAGFRGAAGEIAYAVAGPTWPEPADSSGPVEPAAMLEAAFAGRALDQLAERLGIAGGAAGLCAAAELPGTARDALLARVDELARHLATCHLLLDPQRVVLVGGVARSDLIRSLLTDRLRQVLPHPPEIVLSSFADDAALLGAVAMAREALPVG; encoded by the coding sequence GTGGCCGGTAGTCCGCCCGGCCAGCGCCTGCCGGACGGAGAGTCGGACCAGCGGCTGCTCGGCATCGACTTCGGCGGCACCAAGATGGCGGTCGGGGTGGCCGACCTGCACGGTCGGCGGCTGTACTCCGAGCGGGTGCCGACGTACGCCGAGCGGGGTGCGGAACAGGCGCTGGAGCGGGCGCTGGACCTCGCCGCCACGCTGGTCCTGCGGGCCGGTGGGCGGCTGGTCGCGGCCGGAATCGCCTCGCCCGGCGTGATCCGCGACGACGGGATCGACCTCGCGCCGAACGTGCCCGGGTGGGAGCGGCTGCGCCTGGCCGACGCGGTCCGGGACCGGTTCGGTGTGTCCCGGGTGGCGGTCGCCAACGACCTGAACGCGGCGGCCCTGGCCGAACTGCGCCTCGGCGCGTTGCGGGACGCCGACCCGGGGCTTGTCGTCGGGCTCGGCACCGGGGTCGCGGCGGCGGTCACCGTACGGGGTGAGGTGGTGGCTGGGTTCCGGGGCGCGGCCGGCGAGATCGCGTACGCGGTCGCCGGGCCGACCTGGCCGGAGCCGGCGGATTCGTCCGGCCCGGTGGAGCCGGCGGCGATGCTGGAGGCGGCCTTCGCCGGACGTGCGCTGGACCAGCTCGCCGAGCGACTGGGCATCGCCGGGGGAGCGGCAGGGCTCTGCGCCGCCGCCGAACTACCCGGTACGGCCCGGGACGCGCTGCTCGCCCGGGTTGACGAGTTGGCCCGACACCTGGCCACCTGTCATCTGCTGCTCGACCCGCAGCGGGTGGTCCTGGTTGGCGGGGTGGCCCGCAGCGACCTGATCCGTAGCCTGCTGACCGACCGCCTCCGGCAGGTGCTGCCGCATCCGCCGGAGATCGTGCTCTCCAGTTTCGCCGACGACGCCGCGCTGCTGGGCGCCGTGGCCATGGCCCGCGAGGCGCTACCGGTCGGCTGA